In the Clostridium beijerinckii genome, one interval contains:
- a CDS encoding glycoside hydrolase family 32 protein — MPNPKSYQEINQNLNNYYSNKETSIWRNNFHIEMPFGLINDPNGLSYYDNKFYIFYQWNPFGCEHKTKHWGLVTTTNFVNFTKPQIALKPQDWFDRNGCYSGCALIKDNELKLYYTGNVKGPNGERESYQCLATCNKDGIIDKHGVIIDKQPNGYTAHFRDPYVFIEDDTYYMILGVQSEDLKGRALIYESIDSVKWNLLGELKTDMKDFGYMWECPNIIRISKGKHAFIFSPQGLEKEELKNQNLYQAGYVIGELDIKSVELKNHSRFKELDMGFDFYAPQIFNHNGKNIMVGWIGMPDRDSEYPTYENGWMYSLTMPRVLEYKNNVLYQKPINEMRNLRETQLIDIKGLTLNKYNLALESRSIEIMMSIEVEDIESTEVKFKFNDEYILITYDNKRQLCTVDRSNMNIGGKGIRKFKLNSSKELKMNVFIDNSVMEIYYQDGLEVTTLTYYPKSEGLELQIRNDSKITINELNMWNLRSVKYE, encoded by the coding sequence ATGCCAAACCCAAAATCATACCAGGAAATAAACCAAAATTTAAATAATTATTACAGTAATAAAGAAACGAGTATATGGCGAAACAACTTTCACATTGAGATGCCGTTTGGTCTGATCAATGACCCAAATGGATTAAGTTATTACGACAATAAGTTTTATATATTCTATCAATGGAATCCATTTGGATGTGAGCATAAAACAAAGCACTGGGGATTAGTAACAACAACCAATTTCGTTAACTTTACTAAGCCCCAAATAGCGTTAAAACCACAAGATTGGTTTGATAGAAATGGATGCTATTCAGGGTGTGCATTGATTAAAGATAATGAGTTAAAGTTATACTACACAGGAAACGTAAAAGGTCCAAATGGTGAAAGAGAGTCATATCAGTGCTTAGCCACTTGTAATAAAGATGGAATAATAGATAAACATGGAGTAATTATAGATAAACAACCAAACGGATATACAGCTCATTTTAGAGATCCATATGTATTTATAGAAGATGACACTTATTACATGATATTAGGTGTTCAAAGTGAAGACTTAAAAGGAAGAGCTTTAATTTATGAATCAATAGATTCAGTTAAATGGAACTTGCTTGGTGAGTTAAAAACCGATATGAAGGACTTTGGATACATGTGGGAATGTCCTAATATAATAAGGATAAGTAAAGGCAAACATGCATTTATATTTTCACCACAAGGTTTAGAAAAAGAAGAATTGAAAAATCAAAATTTATATCAGGCAGGGTATGTAATTGGTGAGCTAGATATAAAGAGCGTTGAGCTTAAAAATCATAGCAGATTTAAAGAATTAGATATGGGATTTGATTTTTATGCTCCGCAAATATTTAATCATAATGGTAAAAATATAATGGTTGGATGGATAGGAATGCCAGATAGGGACTCTGAATACCCGACGTATGAGAATGGATGGATGTATTCATTAACTATGCCTAGAGTTTTAGAGTATAAGAATAATGTCCTTTATCAAAAGCCCATTAATGAAATGAGAAATTTAAGAGAAACTCAATTAATAGATATTAAAGGGTTAACTTTGAATAAGTACAATTTAGCTTTAGAGTCTCGTTCAATAGAAATAATGATGAGTATAGAAGTTGAGGATATTGAATCTACAGAAGTTAAATTTAAATTTAATGACGAATATATTCTGATAACATATGATAATAAAAGACAACTATGTACAGTTGATAGAAGTAATATGAATATTGGCGGAAAAGGCATAAGAAAATTCAAATTAAATTCTTCAAAAGAACTAAAAATGAATGTATTCATTGACAATTCTGTGATGGAAATATATTATCAAGATGGATTAGAAGTAACAACATTAACATATTACCCTAAGAGTGAAGGATTAGAACTTCAAATAAGAAATGATAGCAAAATTACAATTAATGAGCTAAATATGTGGAACTTAAGGAGTGTGAAGTATGAATAA
- a CDS encoding MurR/RpiR family transcriptional regulator yields MTIFDTIEKNRKFLNKNENYLLKYILENIEKVSNMRIQDLSKETFTSTATIVRFCNKLSYSGYSEFKANLRNSIDRENNHKKISDNMFLFDDIAKTKDLINDSLIDEVISIIHDAEKIDFYGEGSSKDVCIDISRKFHLVEKNCRYFNDSSIMYSTASDLDSKTLIIAISMSGETSQVIKAVNIAKTRGCKIICVTSVGYNTLANLSDKCLFIFSSEYEINSIKFKSRVTANAIMEYVFFRYLDKYL; encoded by the coding sequence ATGACAATATTTGATACTATTGAAAAAAATAGAAAATTTCTAAATAAAAATGAAAATTATTTACTTAAATATATATTGGAAAACATTGAAAAGGTATCAAACATGAGAATTCAAGATCTTTCTAAAGAAACCTTTACTTCCACTGCAACAATAGTGAGATTCTGTAATAAATTATCTTACTCAGGATACTCTGAATTTAAAGCAAACTTGAGAAATTCAATAGATAGAGAAAATAATCATAAAAAAATATCCGATAATATGTTTTTATTTGATGATATTGCTAAAACTAAAGATTTAATCAATGATTCTCTGATTGATGAAGTAATAAGTATAATCCACGATGCTGAAAAAATAGATTTTTACGGGGAAGGTTCCTCTAAAGATGTATGTATAGATATCTCAAGAAAATTTCATCTTGTAGAAAAAAACTGCAGATATTTTAACGACTCCAGCATAATGTATTCTACAGCAAGCGATCTTGATAGTAAAACTCTAATTATTGCTATATCCATGTCCGGAGAAACCTCCCAGGTAATCAAGGCAGTAAATATAGCAAAAACACGAGGCTGTAAAATCATATGCGTTACCAGTGTAGGTTATAATACATTAGCCAACTTATCTGATAAATGCCTTTTCATATTCTCAAGTGAATATGAAATAAACAGCATTAAATTCAAATCCAGAGTAACAGCGAATGCCATAATGGAATATGTGTTCTTCAGATATTTAGACAAATATCTGTAA
- a CDS encoding 6-phospho-alpha-glucosidase produces MKKFNVSLVGGGSTWTPGLLASLCKLKDRFPINRLILFDIDKERQETIANYAKVLFNERYPELDFRYTTKVEEAYIDVDFVIMQMRTGGYKMREKDEKIPLSLGVIGQETCGAGGFAYGLRSIKDMIKTIKDIRKYSKDAWILNYTNPAAIVAEALRREFPEDKRVLNICDQPVNLLRSYGRVLGKDSKNFEPVYFGLNHFGWFTNLYDENGNDLVPELRKVIKERGFIPVDAEQRDKSWLDTYAMVQDMVNDFPEYLPNTYLQYYYYPDYKVSHLNPDYTRANEVMDGREKRVFEECRRVAKAGTVEGSVMVHNDAHSEFMIEVAESIAYNLKKIYIVIVKNNGIISNLDDDVMVEVASIMTANGPRPLSVGKIPTFYKGLIESQSAYEKLTVDAYFEGSYEKALQALTMNRTIVSAKKARAVLDKLIEANKEYWPEFK; encoded by the coding sequence ATGAAAAAATTCAATGTATCATTAGTTGGTGGAGGTAGTACATGGACTCCAGGACTTCTCGCAAGTTTATGTAAATTAAAGGACAGGTTTCCTATAAATAGATTGATTTTGTTCGATATAGATAAAGAACGTCAAGAAACAATTGCAAATTATGCAAAAGTATTGTTTAATGAAAGATACCCTGAATTGGATTTTAGATACACTACAAAGGTTGAAGAAGCTTATATAGATGTTGACTTTGTAATTATGCAAATGAGAACCGGTGGTTATAAGATGAGGGAAAAGGATGAAAAAATTCCTTTAAGCTTAGGCGTAATAGGGCAAGAAACCTGTGGTGCTGGAGGATTTGCGTATGGTCTTAGATCTATAAAAGACATGATTAAAACAATAAAGGATATAAGAAAGTATTCTAAAGATGCTTGGATATTAAATTATACAAATCCAGCTGCTATAGTGGCAGAGGCATTAAGAAGAGAATTTCCAGAAGATAAGAGAGTTTTAAATATATGTGATCAACCAGTTAATTTATTACGTTCTTATGGCAGAGTTTTGGGAAAAGATTCGAAAAACTTTGAACCAGTTTATTTTGGATTAAATCATTTTGGATGGTTTACTAATTTATATGATGAAAATGGAAACGATTTGGTTCCAGAACTTAGAAAAGTAATAAAAGAAAGGGGATTTATTCCTGTAGATGCAGAGCAAAGAGATAAATCATGGTTAGATACTTATGCAATGGTACAGGATATGGTTAATGATTTCCCAGAATATCTTCCAAATACTTATTTACAATATTATTATTATCCTGATTATAAAGTTAGTCATTTAAATCCAGATTATACAAGAGCAAATGAAGTTATGGATGGAAGAGAAAAGAGAGTTTTTGAAGAATGTAGAAGAGTCGCTAAAGCTGGTACTGTAGAAGGTTCTGTGATGGTTCATAATGATGCACACAGTGAATTTATGATAGAAGTGGCTGAATCTATTGCTTATAATCTTAAAAAAATATATATCGTAATTGTAAAAAATAATGGAATAATTTCAAATTTAGATGATGATGTAATGGTTGAAGTTGCTTCGATAATGACAGCAAATGGACCAAGGCCTCTTTCAGTAGGTAAAATCCCTACATTTTACAAAGGTCTAATTGAATCACAATCAGCTTATGAAAAATTAACAGTAGATGCTTATTTTGAAGGTTCATATGAAAAAGCGTTACAGGCATTAACTATGAACAGAACTATCGTATCTGCTAAAAAAGCAAGAGCGGTACTTGATAAATTAATAGAAGCCAACAAGGAGTATTGGCCTGAATTTAAATAA
- a CDS encoding LacI family DNA-binding transcriptional regulator encodes MDRKVTIQDIANMVNVSKSSVSRYLNNGYVSEENAKKIKEAIEKTGFETNFFAKRLKTKKSGLVGIVIPRIDSVTIGKVLTGINKKLMENDYQGIILISELDIEKELANINSLYQQGVDGIIINSMAITKKHIQLISRLSIPTIFTGQKNEFTNYIKIDDYEAGKILGSYFKSKGHKNIVFLGVNEWDIAVGVDRKNGFIDAVKKDNPDCNVQFVETDFSFTNAYSKASQILEYKPTAIVCATDNICLGVLRYLHENNIKVPEEISVAGFGGYDIGSVSYPTLTTVAFDYELIGIKAAQGILDLIEGKELEENKDTSLRLIERESVGGIN; translated from the coding sequence ATGGATCGAAAAGTCACAATTCAAGATATTGCTAATATGGTTAATGTTTCAAAGAGTAGTGTTTCTAGATATTTGAATAATGGATATGTGAGCGAAGAAAATGCTAAGAAGATAAAAGAAGCGATTGAAAAGACCGGATTTGAAACTAATTTTTTTGCAAAGAGATTAAAGACTAAAAAAAGTGGATTAGTTGGAATTGTAATTCCTAGAATCGATTCTGTTACAATAGGCAAAGTATTAACTGGTATCAATAAAAAATTAATGGAAAATGATTATCAAGGAATTATTTTGATCAGTGAATTAGATATAGAGAAAGAACTAGCAAACATTAATAGCCTTTATCAGCAAGGGGTTGATGGAATAATCATTAATTCTATGGCTATTACTAAAAAGCATATTCAATTAATTAGTAGGCTTAGTATTCCAACTATATTTACAGGACAAAAAAATGAGTTTACTAATTATATAAAGATAGATGATTATGAAGCAGGAAAAATACTTGGAAGTTATTTTAAATCTAAGGGGCATAAAAATATAGTGTTTTTAGGAGTAAATGAATGGGATATAGCAGTAGGAGTGGATCGTAAAAATGGATTCATTGATGCCGTGAAGAAAGATAATCCAGATTGTAATGTTCAATTTGTTGAAACTGATTTTTCATTTACTAATGCATACAGTAAGGCTAGCCAGATATTAGAATATAAGCCCACAGCAATAGTTTGTGCAACTGATAATATTTGTTTAGGAGTACTTAGATATTTACATGAAAATAATATTAAAGTTCCAGAAGAAATTTCAGTAGCTGGATTTGGAGGATATGATATAGGAAGTGTTTCATACCCTACACTTACAACAGTAGCTTTTGATTATGAATTAATTGGTATAAAAGCAGCTCAAGGAATTCTAGATTTAATAGAGGGAAAAGAGTTAGAAGAGAATAAGGATACTTCCTTGAGGCTAATAGAAAGAGAAAGTGTGGGTGGGATTAATTAA
- a CDS encoding PTS transporter subunit EIIC has translation MTNTSYFSKFQQLGKVLMTPILILPIAGILMGIGSAFLSPSVMKTMPFLQMPFFKLFFSLLKSSGSIVFNNLPAIFAISITIGYAKKEKGIAALSAFLGYMVMNVTMSALLINLGKINPDKLLVGQSNILGVPTVDTGVFGGIIVGFLIVYLHNKYYNISLPPVLSIFSGTKFVPMVSIIGSLILGLALSVVWPFIQGILIELSILIKNSGAYGSMIYGLAERALLPFGLHHFVYLPFFFTSLGGSMEIGGKVVEGAVNIYQAQLATPGEMFNIDVTRFAMNGKVIESMFGLPGAALAMYKCAKPERKKVIGGFFLAAVIPAFFSGITEPIEFAFLFVAPALYGIHAIFAGTAYLVTYLLQINIPGSAAFGGPFLSFIFNGIMQSDKGSHWIFVPIVGVIYFCLYYFSFKFAIKKWDLKTPGRELEEDSEEISVVSSSNTIINDIVDALGGKNNIKSVDACFTRLRVSVNDMSMVKDDNIWKKLGANGVVKVKDGVQVIYGAKADVYKTQVRDLLGME, from the coding sequence ATGACAAATACAAGCTATTTCTCTAAATTTCAACAATTAGGAAAAGTATTAATGACCCCAATACTTATATTGCCAATTGCTGGTATATTAATGGGAATTGGGTCTGCATTTTTAAGCCCATCTGTAATGAAAACGATGCCTTTTTTGCAAATGCCATTTTTCAAGTTGTTTTTTAGTTTGCTTAAATCATCAGGATCAATTGTATTTAATAATTTGCCGGCAATCTTTGCAATATCAATAACTATAGGTTATGCAAAAAAAGAGAAAGGTATTGCAGCTTTATCTGCTTTTTTAGGATATATGGTTATGAATGTAACCATGAGCGCCTTACTTATTAATCTTGGTAAAATAAACCCAGATAAACTGCTTGTAGGACAATCAAATATACTAGGAGTTCCAACAGTTGATACAGGAGTTTTTGGTGGAATAATAGTAGGATTTTTAATCGTTTATCTACATAATAAATATTATAATATATCTTTACCTCCTGTTTTATCAATATTTAGTGGTACAAAATTTGTCCCAATGGTTTCTATTATCGGATCATTAATTTTAGGATTAGCATTGTCTGTAGTATGGCCTTTTATTCAAGGTATATTAATTGAATTAAGTATATTAATTAAAAACTCTGGTGCTTATGGATCTATGATATACGGTCTAGCTGAGCGAGCTCTTCTTCCTTTTGGACTTCATCATTTTGTATATCTTCCATTTTTCTTTACAAGTCTTGGTGGTAGTATGGAGATAGGTGGAAAAGTAGTTGAAGGTGCTGTTAATATTTATCAGGCTCAGTTAGCTACTCCAGGAGAAATGTTTAATATTGATGTCACTAGATTTGCTATGAATGGTAAAGTTATAGAATCTATGTTTGGATTGCCAGGGGCAGCTTTGGCTATGTATAAGTGTGCAAAGCCTGAAAGAAAAAAAGTTATAGGGGGATTTTTTCTTGCAGCAGTAATTCCAGCCTTCTTTTCTGGAATTACAGAACCAATTGAATTTGCATTTTTATTTGTAGCACCAGCATTATATGGAATTCATGCTATATTTGCAGGAACTGCTTATCTTGTAACTTATTTGTTACAAATTAATATACCTGGAAGTGCAGCTTTTGGTGGACCTTTCTTAAGCTTTATATTTAATGGAATTATGCAATCAGATAAAGGTTCTCACTGGATATTTGTTCCTATAGTAGGTGTAATATATTTTTGTTTATACTATTTCAGTTTCAAATTTGCAATAAAAAAATGGGATTTAAAAACTCCAGGACGAGAACTTGAAGAAGATTCAGAAGAAATTTCAGTAGTTTCATCAAGTAATACAATAATTAATGATATAGTCGATGCACTTGGAGGAAAAAATAATATTAAAAGTGTAGATGCCTGCTTTACAAGATTGAGGGTTTCTGTTAATGATATGTCTATGGTTAAAGATGATAATATATGGAAGAAACTTGGTGCTAATGGAGTTGTTAAGGTTAAAGATGGTGTTCAGGTCATCTATGGAGCAAAAGCTGATGTTTATAAAACTCAAGTAAGAGATTTACTTGGAATGGAATAG
- a CDS encoding CidA/LrgA family protein, translated as MKYLKQLMIILVSYFLGTIVQVVFKLPIPGTVLGLIFLFLALYFGIVKVEMIEDICEVLITHMSFLFIPAGVGLVTSFQAIKGKIIPFSTIIVISTFVVWIVTAYVVKFLRKVTSK; from the coding sequence TTGAAGTATTTAAAGCAGTTAATGATTATTCTAGTATCATATTTTTTAGGAACAATAGTACAAGTAGTTTTTAAATTACCTATACCAGGCACAGTTTTAGGTCTCATTTTTCTTTTCTTAGCTTTATATTTTGGAATTGTTAAAGTTGAGATGATTGAAGATATATGTGAGGTATTAATAACTCATATGTCATTCTTATTTATCCCAGCAGGGGTAGGGTTAGTGACATCATTTCAAGCAATTAAAGGCAAGATTATACCTTTCTCCACTATAATTGTTATTTCTACATTTGTAGTTTGGATTGTGACTGCCTACGTTGTTAAATTTTTAAGGAAGGTGACTTCAAAATGA
- a CDS encoding LrgB family protein codes for MNDMINSPVFGVLISIIAYEIGLLIKQKLKLSIFNPLLIAIVILITFLLKFNIKYDDYNSGGQIISFFLAPATIALALPLYKKFSLFKENALPILSGILFGAVSGMISVILLSKAFNLSSELTKSLIPKSITTPIGMALSKQLGGLPSVAVVAIIITGILGSIIGPFLYKILRINDKVAMGIAMGSSSHAVGTAKAMEIGEIEGAMSSLTIAISGIVTVLIAPVLWSLFSVFLN; via the coding sequence ATGAATGATATGATAAATTCACCTGTTTTTGGAGTCTTAATATCTATTATTGCTTATGAAATAGGTCTTTTAATAAAACAAAAACTTAAGCTTTCAATATTTAATCCATTACTTATAGCAATAGTAATTCTGATTACATTTTTATTAAAATTTAATATTAAGTATGATGATTATAATAGCGGGGGACAAATAATTTCTTTCTTTTTGGCTCCGGCAACTATTGCATTAGCATTACCATTATATAAAAAGTTTTCTTTGTTTAAAGAAAATGCTTTGCCTATTTTATCAGGTATTTTATTTGGAGCCGTATCTGGTATGATATCTGTAATTCTGCTTTCGAAGGCATTTAATCTTTCAAGCGAGCTTACAAAATCATTAATTCCTAAATCCATAACAACTCCTATAGGAATGGCATTATCTAAACAGTTAGGAGGGCTTCCTTCTGTAGCTGTTGTTGCTATTATAATTACTGGAATATTGGGTTCTATCATTGGACCATTCCTATATAAAATATTAAGGATAAATGATAAAGTAGCCATGGGAATTGCCATGGGAAGTTCATCACATGCTGTTGGGACAGCAAAAGCTATGGAAATAGGTGAAATTGAAGGAGCTATGAGTAGTTTGACTATTGCAATTTCTGGGATTGTGACTGTACTGATAGCACCTGTATTATGGAGTTTATTTTCAGTATTTTTAAATTAG
- a CDS encoding carbohydrate kinase family protein, whose translation MNNNVFCIGELLIDMVCVDNKGLKNGEKFEKKAGGAPANVAASICKLEGNAYFLGQVGNDFFGKHLVELLKSLNINTEMTVERGSTTIALVGIDANGERNFDFLRGSDGEYSLDNIDLSKISNSDIIHFGSATGFLEGELKKTYFKLLEYAKSNNIYVSFDPNYRDALITQDKLELFVEDCVKFLRYSNFTKLSDEELYLITKEKDIESAVNKLHETGVKVVTVTLGSKGTYLSVNGKNEVIPSIKIKQVDSTGAGDAFVGAVLRQVSDIDDKESISFDRWKEIVSFANKVGAITCTNYGAIASMPTLNELN comes from the coding sequence ATGAATAATAATGTTTTTTGCATTGGGGAACTTTTAATTGATATGGTTTGTGTAGATAATAAAGGTTTAAAAAATGGAGAGAAATTTGAGAAAAAAGCAGGTGGAGCACCAGCAAATGTAGCGGCGAGTATTTGTAAATTAGAAGGTAATGCTTATTTTTTAGGACAAGTAGGTAATGATTTTTTTGGTAAGCATTTAGTTGAGTTGCTAAAAAGCTTGAATATAAATACTGAGATGACCGTAGAAAGAGGAAGTACAACAATTGCATTAGTTGGAATTGATGCAAATGGTGAACGTAACTTTGACTTCTTAAGAGGTAGTGATGGGGAATATTCGCTTGATAATATAGATCTATCAAAGATAAGTAATTCAGATATAATTCATTTCGGGTCTGCAACGGGATTTTTAGAGGGAGAGTTAAAAAAGACATATTTTAAACTATTAGAATATGCGAAATCTAATAACATATATGTATCATTTGATCCTAATTACCGCGATGCACTAATTACTCAAGACAAGTTAGAGTTGTTTGTTGAGGATTGTGTTAAATTCTTGAGATATAGTAACTTTACGAAACTAAGTGATGAAGAATTATATTTAATAACAAAAGAAAAAGATATAGAAAGCGCTGTTAATAAGTTACATGAAACTGGAGTTAAGGTTGTAACAGTTACTTTAGGTTCTAAGGGCACATACTTAAGTGTTAATGGAAAAAATGAAGTAATACCATCTATAAAAATTAAGCAAGTAGATTCCACTGGTGCGGGAGATGCATTTGTTGGAGCAGTATTAAGGCAGGTATCCGATATTGATGACAAAGAGAGTATAAGTTTTGATAGATGGAAAGAGATAGTTTCATTTGCAAATAAGGTAGGTGCAATAACATGCACCAACTACGGGGCTATAGCTTCAATGCCGACACTAAACGAATTAAATTAA
- a CDS encoding nucleoside deaminase, whose translation MVDFLKIAKEEAKMAMKKGEIPVGAVIVLDDKIIGRAHNLKETLNDSTAHAEILAIKEASKFIGDWRLNRAEMYVTLEPCPMCAGAIIQSRISKVYIGTFNKDMGACGSVIDVTDNKWLNSFVSTKWLYDKECSDIMLEFFCQRRNKYK comes from the coding sequence ATGGTTGATTTTCTAAAAATTGCAAAAGAAGAAGCTAAGATGGCAATGAAAAAAGGGGAGATTCCAGTAGGAGCAGTGATTGTATTGGATGATAAAATAATAGGAAGAGCTCATAATTTAAAAGAAACCTTAAATGATAGTACTGCTCATGCTGAGATTTTAGCTATTAAAGAAGCTTCGAAATTTATTGGAGATTGGAGATTAAATAGAGCTGAAATGTATGTTACATTAGAACCTTGTCCCATGTGCGCGGGGGCGATAATTCAGAGTAGAATATCTAAAGTATATATAGGAACATTTAATAAAGATATGGGTGCTTGTGGTTCGGTAATTGATGTTACAGATAATAAATGGTTAAATTCTTTTGTAAGTACCAAATGGCTATATGATAAAGAATGTTCTGATATCATGTTGGAGTTTTTTTGCCAGAGAAGAAATAAGTATAAATAA
- a CDS encoding SAM-dependent methyltransferase yields MIIDKIFYKTLFKNLFSDTFELKLWDGSSEIYGEGNPEFKIIFNEPIPKADIIKDPSLTFGEAYMTKKIDIEGSIQKVIESLYNNQESFLSNSDKYANLLRMATNSIKNSKKNIEFHYDIGNDFYKLWLDDTMTYSCGYFKSKSDSLTQAQKNKVEHILKKLNLKEGETLLDIGCGWGELIISAAKKYKVKAMGITLSSEQLAKVKERIKSEGLEDLLEVELVDYRELKNRTFDKIVSVGMLEHVGQDHLAEYFSNVNNLLNDKGVSLLHCITSTEVGGNNTWIDKYIFPGGYVPAVRELINCMSDEKFTLIDAENLRLHYGRTLEHWAKNFENALPEIRKTKDETFIRMWRLYLNACAASFNSGNISIHQFVFNKGVNNDLPWTREYMYK; encoded by the coding sequence ATGATTATTGATAAAATATTTTACAAAACATTATTTAAGAATTTATTTTCAGATACTTTTGAATTAAAACTTTGGGATGGAAGTTCAGAAATTTATGGGGAAGGGAATCCAGAATTTAAAATAATATTTAATGAGCCTATTCCTAAAGCCGATATTATAAAGGATCCTTCATTAACATTTGGTGAAGCTTATATGACTAAAAAAATAGATATTGAAGGAAGCATTCAAAAGGTTATAGAATCTTTATATAATAATCAGGAAAGTTTTTTGAGTAATAGTGACAAATATGCAAATTTACTAAGGATGGCTACAAATAGTATCAAAAATAGCAAGAAAAATATTGAGTTCCACTACGATATTGGAAATGATTTTTATAAATTATGGTTAGATGATACTATGACATATTCATGTGGATACTTCAAATCAAAAAGTGATTCATTAACTCAAGCACAAAAGAATAAAGTAGAGCATATTCTTAAAAAGTTAAACTTAAAAGAAGGAGAAACACTACTTGATATAGGTTGTGGTTGGGGTGAACTGATAATATCTGCGGCAAAAAAATATAAGGTAAAAGCGATGGGGATAACTTTAAGTTCTGAACAATTAGCAAAAGTTAAAGAAAGAATAAAAAGTGAAGGATTAGAGGATCTTCTTGAAGTTGAACTTGTAGATTACAGGGAACTAAAAAATAGAACATTTGATAAAATAGTTAGTGTGGGAATGTTAGAACATGTAGGGCAAGATCATCTTGCAGAGTATTTTTCAAATGTCAATAACTTATTAAATGATAAAGGGGTATCTTTACTCCACTGCATAACATCAACAGAGGTTGGAGGAAATAATACATGGATTGATAAATATATATTCCCAGGCGGATATGTGCCAGCAGTTAGAGAACTAATCAATTGTATGTCAGATGAAAAGTTCACTTTAATTGATGCAGAAAACCTAAGACTTCATTATGGAAGAACTTTGGAGCATTGGGCAAAGAACTTTGAGAATGCATTGCCAGAGATAAGGAAGACTAAGGATGAAACATTTATAAGAATGTGGAGATTGTATTTAAATGCTTGTGCAGCATCTTTTAACTCCGGAAATATAAGTATTCATCAATTTGTATTCAATAAAGGAGTAAACAACGATTTACCATGGACTAGAGAGTATATGTATAAATAA
- a CDS encoding FadR/GntR family transcriptional regulator — protein sequence MLSPVKSTKIYEIVIEQIKEIVKRGELKSGDKLPSERDLCEKLEVSRASVREALKSLQMLGLIESKHGEGNFINENFENSLLEPLSIVFLLLGSKSEDVLELRKIIEPETAAIAAKNITDEQLIELKEIMDELNNNSDIEACAILDKKFHYKIAQATGNHLISTIMFSISSLVEKYIENSKVHTINKIPVKNHHEEIWRALKDHDSNAASIAAQKHLELNHIV from the coding sequence ATGTTAAGTCCTGTGAAGAGTACAAAAATATATGAAATAGTAATAGAGCAAATAAAAGAAATTGTTAAAAGAGGAGAACTAAAGAGTGGAGATAAGTTACCATCTGAGAGAGATTTATGTGAGAAGCTTGAGGTTAGCAGGGCATCTGTTAGAGAAGCACTAAAATCTTTACAAATGCTTGGACTTATAGAATCTAAGCACGGGGAAGGGAATTTTATCAATGAAAATTTTGAAAATAGTCTGCTTGAACCTTTATCTATTGTATTCTTACTTCTAGGAAGCAAAAGTGAGGATGTTCTTGAGCTTAGAAAAATAATTGAACCAGAAACAGCAGCTATCGCTGCTAAAAATATAACTGATGAACAACTTATAGAATTGAAGGAAATAATGGACGAATTAAATAATAATTCAGATATTGAAGCCTGTGCTATATTAGACAAAAAATTTCATTATAAAATAGCGCAAGCTACTGGCAATCACTTAATTTCAACTATAATGTTTTCTATATCTTCTTTGGTTGAAAAATATATTGAAAATTCAAAAGTTCATACTATTAATAAAATACCTGTAAAAAATCATCATGAAGAAATATGGAGAGCTTTAAAAGATCATGATTCTAATGCAGCTTCAATTGCGGCACAAAAACACTTGGAATTAAATCATATTGTTTAG